The nucleotide window GGCCTCGAAAACCTGAGAAGGATCTCTGAAATCAATTGCATAGGAAATTGGCTGACGAGCCTTCTGTTGACCCTACGCGTTACGCCTTGCGTATCTTGGATGTAGACAGGGATTGCCGGCCGCGGGTGGGTCCAGTGACTTCACGGGTGGCCTTCGCACACTCAAAgggatggcggcgttgagaGCGGATCGTCGCAGCGCCTGTCGCGTTTCTCGTTTTCAGACTCGTGAGGTAGTGCTCCTGTCGATCATGCATCGCCACTGCCGGACCGCTGCCGCGAACCCTGAGCCACCTATGTCAGCTTCTATTATTGCCGCGACACGAAGCCGACAAGATGGATATAAAAGGCGATCTCGACTGTCCTGTGAGCTACTCAGCCTCTTGTGATGTACGCATTGATAGACAGCAAGCGCGAAACCGTCAAAAATGGTCCACTTCTCGATTCAAttcgccgccgtggtgcttCTGGGCCTCGCGTCCGGTGCCCATGCCTGCAAGGGTCCTGCCGTCAACTCGGCCACGCTCGACCTTGTGGCCAACTTTGAGGGCTTCCGAGCCAACCCTTGTGCGTTCTCGGCTGGCAGCTGCTCTGCGAAGAAAACAATAATCTAACCAAACACATAGACACGGATGCCACTGGCCACCCGACGGTCGGGTACGGCCATCTCTGCAAGCAGGCCGGTTGCAAGGACGTCAAGTTCCCCATCCCTTTGTCCAAGGCCGATGGCAAGAAGCTCCTGGCGCAAGACATTGCGGTactggcgccgcctcccatATTGGACAAATAAGGGGTTCTCTTAGACTGATGTTTTCCCGCAGATTGCGCAGAACTGCATCACCTCGGACACGGCCAACCCGGTGACGCTCAACGCCAACCAGTACGGCGCGCTGGTGAGCTGGGCCTTCAacgtcggctgcggcgcggctggtTCGTCGACGCTCGTCTCGCGCCTCAACAAGGGCGAGAACCCCAAGACGGTCATAGCCGCGGAGCTGCCCAAGTGGAACAAGGGCAACGGAAAGCCCATCCCTGGTctcacccgccgccgcaaggcTGAGGTCGATCTGGCCAACACGGCTACCAATGATGGCGCCCTACCAGCCAAGTGCTGAGCTGTGCTACGAGTCGTATAACAACGCTTCGGTTCAAAATGAAAAAGACATAAGATTAGGTAGACAGAGAACTCGGGACATTGTGTCCTCTCGTCGAGGTTGTGTGTACAATTTACCAGGTGTATCGTGATCTGAGTCCGTAGCACCTGCCAAAATGCAGCTAATTACCCAATTTGGCAATGCACTCTGCCAACCCTCCGCAGGGAAGCGGCGACCCGCAGCGGCTGCCCGCTGCATCCCTGCCTGGGTCcatacctaggtacctcAGACAGATTGGGTGCTGTGGGATCGCGCCGGGAGGTGCTATAACCGCATGACTCCCCCCGCTGTGAGTCGCgctgacgtcgacgacgggactGCACGGGCATCTTGATTGATGGCCCCGTGCCCCAACGTCTCAACCACCAACCAGGCCGCAGGCAATTCgatcatcgccgccattgcAATCCACCACCATCTACGTACGCATCGACATCACGCGCAACCCTGCtgcaacgcccgccgcgccgccgcactccGCCCCACGCACATGGCATAACCTCCGACAGGTCAAGCTCTtccggcctcgacctcgcaGGTCCTGGACTTGCCGCGGCGGTTCCCAACCCTCTGCGATCTgttcgcccgccgcgcctgcgaGAAGAATCGTCCACGACTCGGCCACGACTCCACACTGCGATAACAAGAAGACAGACTAGCCTTGGCAGATGGCATACGGCGCAATGGACCGTCCCGCGAGAGTCGAGTACGAGCCCCTGGCGGGGGCTGAGGACGAAGGCGATCACGACCGAGGGCCGGAACCGCTCGAGACGTCGACGGACTTTGACGGCCACGCTCACGACCACAGCGCCGTCGTTGCCTTTTCCTGGATCGAGTACGCCATATtcgccttcctcggcgtcgccatgctcTGGGCGTGGAACATGTTCCTCGCCGCAGCGCCCTACTTCGCAttccgcctcgccggccacgccTGGGCCGAGGACAACTTCCAGTCCGCCATCCTCACCGTCTCGACCCTCACCAACCTctccgtcctcctcgtcctcacaAACGTCCAGCAGTCGGCCTCGTACCCGTTCCGTAtcaacctcgccctcgtcatcaaCTCAGTCGTCTTCTCCCTCCTGACGTGCTCCaccgccgtcttcctcgatGCGGGCCCCGGCGCGTACCTTGGCTTCCTGCTCTTCATGGTGGCCTGCTCCGCCTTTGCCATGGCTCTGATACAGAACGGCGCCTTCGCATTCGCGGCCAGCTTCAGTAGGCCAGAGTACATGCAGGCCCTtatggcagggcagggtgTCGCCGGTGTGCTACCCGCGGTGGCGCAGGTCGTCACGGTCCTGCTCTTCCCGCCTCCGACCGATGGTCAgtccacgccgtcgaggcgttcaggcgcgcacggcggccagACGTCCGCCTTTCTCTACTTTCTCGCCGCTGTGGTCATCTCGGTCACCGCCCTCATCGCTCTCATCCCCCTGGtgcggcgccaccaccgcatCGTTGAGAGCCGAATGGCCGACCACATGGCCGAGTCGATGAACAgcatcgaggacgccgagcgcgccgctcgcAAGGCCACCTCTTTATGGACCTTGTTCATCAAGATCCGCtggctcgccctcggcgttgcGCTTACCTTCACCGTCACCATGTTCTTCCCCGTCTTCACCACCAAGATCCGCTCAGTGCAGGAGGACAGGGGTCTGCTCTTCAAGCCGCCCGTGTTCATACCCCTGGCGTTTTTCTTTTGGAACCTGGGTGACTTGGGCGGCAGGATGGCCACCATGTTTCCCTTCTCCCTCCAGAATCGGCCCGTCTTGCTCTTCGTgctcgctgcgctgcgcaTCGGACAGCTACCACTGTATCTTCTCTGCAACGTtggcggacgaggtgccGTTGTTTCCAGCGATTTCTTCTACCTCTTTGTTGTCCAGCTAGCTTTTGGCCTGACGAATGGTTGGCTCGGCTCGAGCTTCATGATGGCTTCGGGAGAGTgggtggacgagggcgagcgcgaggccacgggcggctTCATGGGCCTCTTCCTCGTTGTGGGTCTCACTGCTGGTAGCCTGTTGAGTTTTACCCTCTCAAGCATATAGACGGGTCATGGCTTCGGCATTCAGGCGTTCGAGCTTTGTGTGAATAACCCTGTCTGGTCTTCCGAGATGTCTTGAGCGATATATACAACCTTTCAAGTCTAACTGTGCACACTGCACCATACAAACATGAACCATCAGGTCCGAGCATCGTTCTGTGTTTCCGATGCCAAACTGGGGCCCCTTTGAACTTTTGCTCTCTGGCCAGCCCATCCGCCAACGCCAGAGGGCAGCCAAAAGCGTCTTGTTGCCGGATTTTCCGCTCCCATTCAAGCAAGCAGCCTCTGCCCGGCTGATATGGCCAGCATGGTCAACCGCCGAAATGTAAGAGACGCGATAGGAAAAACATGAAAATCGAATCCAAAAACCGGGTCATGCCGTTACGTTTTGCCGTCAGCGGTTGTCTTGTCGTTTGTCTTGTGTGCTATTCGAAACGGCTCAAGCAATCGCTGCAAGGATGCGACGTCGGTGTTGTAATTGAAAATCCTGGTCCCTGCCTTGTCCTCGACCAGGGTTCTGTCCTCATTCATCACCCCTGCATTGGCCCTGTCCTCGACGTTGATCATTTGTGTCTGGttgctcggcgacgtcgcagCGAACTCGAGAGCGCACAGTGTGGGTGGGCGGTAtaagacgccgccgcagagaATCCACCGTGCTGTGTAGAAGCCCCTTTCGATGAGCTCCTGTTCGGCCTTTTGCCAGCGCTCAACCTTTACTAGAGGGTCTTTCCAGTCAAAGTCGCCCATCCGCAGCTTGACGGAACGGTCGCGGCGGTGTACTTGAACGAAACAGGTGCAGTCGCGCAGCGTCATAGCGATAACGAAGCGTGGGTCCGTAGGCGCCGCGTTTAATGGGCCGAGCTTGTCATGGCGAATCTGTTGAAGTTTCAAGTCATGAATCGCAGGATGTCGCGCGACGCTGGACAAGACCGCTCGGTAATGCTCTTGCTCGTCAGTCAAAGCAAGCTGCGGGGCGATGCGGAAAGGCGAGCTGGCTTGCGGAGGAGCGTTGTCGGCGTCCAAGGCCAGCGGGCAAGGCTTCTTCTCTGGCATGgtcctgctgcgcgacgggTCGTGGATGAGGTTCCGCAGCTCCATGGCGCACTGCCTGCACCTGACGGCATCCTTAGGGGCGCTGGGAGACTGGGAGAGCCATTTTGGCTTAAACTCGATCAAGGTGGAGTCTTCTGGCTCTGTAAAGTGCATGAGCATGaggctgcggctggctgtGGTGCAAAAAGATGGACTCACTCGCGGGTCGCAtatcctcgacgaggaaaCCCCAGTCCGTCTGTCCGACAAAGGTTCCCTTGAACTTATCCTTGCGCTCTCCATCATTGTCACGAAGGTAATTGTTAAGCTCTTCGATAATACCGGACTTGCGAAGGATAACGAGTTCTTGGCGAATGGCATAGCTACCTAGGAGAGGCTTGATGGCTCCCTGGTAGAAATTTTGCTGGGCGAGATAGTTGTACGTCGGCGGATGACCGAGAGCTGGGACTTTAGCCACTCTCAACAGCAGACCTGTAGCACGAGTCGTGGTCAGTAGCAGGGTCGAAAGCGTGGATATGGGAGGCGGAGCGCAAGGACGCACCACTAAAGTTGCAACCGCCGCCATTACGCCGCGGCAACCTGAACTCGAagacggcgttggcggagCCTTCGCCAATGAGTCTGACGGGCCTGGCGCCCCGGGGCAGTCTTCTGATGCGTTGTTGGCTCAGGGTGTCGGCGCGAGACTTGGTGGCCAGCTCGGTGTCGCCTAGAGCGTGAAGCAGGGCCATGTCCTTTGGCGTTATCCATGAGCAGTCGTCGGGCTCAAAGACTCGGTCGGCCGCAGGGGCGGGAATGCATCTTGGGGAAGTGGGCTTGGGACTGGCCGGCGACTGCGCCGCGCatcggtcgtcgtcgacggccacggccacggcgacatCACCAACATCGACatcagctgctgctcctgccgcATCGGCCGCGCCATCAGCCGAGCCGTCGGAGGCCTGCGGCCGGGGAGCTGCCGAGGAGTCCTGGGTGCGCTGGGGTGGCACAGCCTGCAGGGCCATGATTGGAGGCGCGGGCCTGCAGGTCGATGCAAGGAACTACCTCTGGCGCAACGGACGAGGCAGCGCGGCTGCAAGTCTCGGGGCCTGGCCAGGGAGCACAGCAGTGGCCGCCGGAGAGCTGAGGTTGCCCGGGGCGCTCTCAAAGACCCCTCGCGGGGAGTTTCGGGCGACTCGTTTCGACAGGGCCTCGCATCGATGGCTTCATCGACAGACAGGGGGGCCCATGAGGCTCAAGGAGGCGCAAAAGGCAGCGTTGGGGCGCTCGCAGGTGCAATTGTAGAGACACAGTAGTAGAAGATGGGCCCGAGTCGCCGAGGGGTCGTGCGTTCCTGGGAGCACAACGGTGCAGGTTGGGGACAGGAAAAGGTTCCAAGGTTGGTTGTTGGCTCTTTTTGGAGTCGTGGTAGGGCTGGCTGGAttgtggcggcggtgcttgcttttttttttttttgttcatgcggcgaggtcgagtcGCTTTGCTACaacaaagtacgaagtacttcgtcCATATGCTGCGTTGCAACCATCAGAGGAAGGAAGGTGCAGGCCTGCACTTTCACCTTCGTGCAATAAGGTACTAGAGGTACCTTAGGTCTGTAACACACGCTGAGAAGCACGGGAACCCCAAATAGGTACGGCAACGGCCTGCCAGGGCCTTCCTTTCTCGGCGTGTCCACCTCGGCGCGTCGACAGACCCAGCCACCGAGCTAAGGTAAGCCCAGCCAGCTTTCATCAGGCAATCCAttgcggcggaggaggccaTCGTCAATGCAGGGCGCGCGCAACCTACCAAGGAGcgcgcagcccagccatgTAACGTGGAATGGGCAGGCTGCTGCATACAAGCGAGCCACTTGAGGACGCCATGGAACGAGAAGGGATGTCGTGACGGGGTCGGGCAGCCACAACAGGCACAGCAGCTACGCCTAGAGGTATAACTTTGCAGGTACAATTTACAAGTATACCAATGAATTGGCACCGCCGTTGACTCGCGCGCATGTCATGCTGAACCTGTCTGGAGCGGCCGACGGCTCCCGAAAAAGGAGTGCCACGGACGGAAATACTCGTGCCACCCGGGGCGGGAACCCGTGACACAAAGGGTCTCTGCTCGTACGAGACGCAGCCCGCATTTGCTGCGGTGAAGCTCGTTCAGGTCAAACAGGTGTGATGTCACTGGCGACGGAGAGCCTTTTGGCCTAGCGTTGTTGATattgatggcggcgggcggcgcgtcacGCGGCCAGGTCGTTGGACACACCTCTCCTGGTACGTGGTGataagtacctacctaggtaaggtatactacctagtagtacctGCCGGCGCCTCCCACGTTGGGAGTGCAGGTGGATGCTAGAGCCTAGCATAGAGACGTCATGCGATGAATGCCATGGCCCAgcgagcgacgacgggcactCAACTAAGGTACCTCAGGTACCAAGGTAGAAAGATACACACTACCTTACTAACGCGGCGCGCATGCAGGCGGACGCGAATAATACCTAAGTGACCCCATACCTGTGCCTACCGTGTGAGCTTgccaaggtaccttagtacctacccTGCCAACCAAGGCACCTGTGTTTACCCTTCGCGGTTGCCATTCGCTCGTGGTGATGCCATGGCTCTGGCACacgcgacgggcggcctcgggTGACGCTGTCCCTCCGCATCTCCGCCTGGCCTGCTGATGTGATGGCGGGCAGCCCATAACAAtccaagcccccccccccgcgcaTCAGCATCGCGTCAACGATCCAGCCCCTTCAGAGGATAGCTCAGGCTGTCGGGACGTAGTGTAGTacggaggggggggggcatggcACTGGAAGCACTTAACCAGCACGttaccttaccttagtacctaggcAGTAGGTTGGCAAGGTTGGGACCTCATTGAATATGGAACGCAGGCGGGGTCGCCCCGGCATCCACAACCTAAGGTaagcgccagcagcaccccgGCGCAGGTCGTAGAGAGCGAACCTGCtggagacggacgacggggtcCAACTAAAGCTTCCATCCGCTGGCCGAAAATTTGCTAGGTAGCGGTCCGCTCCACTGCGGTCCCGTCCttgcccgcccaccccggGGGCGCCTGGGCCGGGGCCAGCCAGTGAACAGCCCGGAAAATTTCACAGCTGCCGCGTTCTGCCTGTGCtcccgaggccgaggaaaGCAACGGGCAGCGTACGACGAGGTTTTTCCACCAGCGTCAGAGACATCCACGGCCCCCCCCTTCAAATCAGCTCCCTTCTCTCCCTCTGCTGCTCATCCACCACCcaacgccggcctcgcgtgCCACGACGAAATCGAACTTTGACGATCCCCGGAGCAActcccgcgccgctcgcccacTCTCCGACCTTTCAAAGCTTCGCGCATCGTGTTTCGACCGagcggcccgacgacggccgctgtgctcgtccgccgccaccagcgtcCGATGATTGAGCGTCGATAGCTGCCATTTCGACATGGCCTTCAACTTCAACTGGTCGCCGCTCACGGCTGACGCCGACTTCTAccggcgcgcccgcgacctcTTGACAAAAGCGCTCAACAAGTCGCCCAAGCCGCCCATCATCGTAGATGATATCCTCGTCAGCGAGTTCAACCTAGGCACCGTGCCCCCCGACCTGGAGATTCTCGAGatcggcgacctcgccgaggatAGGTTCCGCGGCATATTCAAGATGTGCTACTCTGGCGACGCTTTTCTCACGCTCAAGACGCGGGTCCAGGTACGTTTTGGCATCGCTCTCTGTCGCGAGTCGTTTGCCCTCCCTCGTGAGGCGATGGAGCTCCAAAGCTCCATCGAGTGGCGCGCCCAGTCTCCGAAAATCCCCGACGCCAGCTGCCGCGCAACCCTTTACACTGCTCATGACAAAACAAACCCGCTTCATTTGCTCTTGTTGTTCATGCGGCGCGGGTGCTTCGCGTTTTGTTTTCTCCTTACAGGGGTAACGCGCCGTCACTCCTCACTTTGCCTCGCTTTAAATGAACGGGCAGGGGTATATCGGGGTCGCGATGTCATAGCACACGGCACTAACAAGGATGTCGCGAACGCAGGCCAACCCGTTGAACACCTACCTCTACTCAAAGCCCACCTTTacatcgccgcagccgctcgccgctgcaTCTGGCCTTACGATACCCCTCTCCATTACGCTTTCGGAAATCAAGCTCTCCGCcttcatcatcctcgtcttctccaaGCAAAAGGGTCTCACTCTCGTCTTCCGCAATGACCCCCTTGAGTCTCTCAAGGTCTCCTCAACCTTTGATTCAATCCAATTTGTGCGCGACTATCTGCAGCGCACTATCGAGCAACAACTACGGAACCTGATGatggacgagctgcccgccatcatccatcGCCTGTCGCTCGAGCTTTGGTGCCCCGACCAAGCGAACAAGGGTACACATACTCCCCAagaggacgtcgacgagaagGGTATTGATCCCTTTGCAAGTCCGCCCTTGGATCCAGTCGACGCGAACGGGAATCTGTTGGATCCAAACGCCGTCTCAGAGCTCTCGCtgaacggcggcggtgagaTGCAGCACCTCTTCTCGCAGAAGAACTTGCTTCGGCTGGCTGCTCTGACCGACTCACACCGAACGCTATCGCTTTTCACGCCGGGCATCCGAGACGTCGTTTTCCGCGCCTGGTCCGGCTACGGGGACCGCTCCGAGTCCGCCACCCCAGCCCTAGCGACACCCAGCTTGACCAAGACGTACTCGTtccccgccagcggcagcaccacaTATACCTTTTCAGACGCGGGCAGCACCGCACAGGGCTACTTcccgtcaaggccatcgcTAGTCAGCGTCGGCTCCGCGTCGGCTCTGCCGTACGGCTCCGGCCATCGATCGAGGCCAGGCCGAAAGAAGAAGACCAGAGTCGTCAACCTCCGGCGATCGAGATCCGAAGCAGGCTCAACCGATGGCCTATCTGAAGCAGACAGCTCCGAAACAGCGTCGGTGAACGTGCCATCTTCAGAGCCTGTTTTTTCGACATCCATTcccgaggagcgcgagacACAGAGTACAGAGGCtaccggcgcggcgcctggcAAGGTGCGGTTTACACCTATGCACAAGGACACCACGGACATGCGCCAGGCCGTCATGTCCGAGATGCTAAAAAGGAACCTGGAGCAGGCCGCATCTGCGTCCGAGCAACAGGCTGACACTGCGTTACCGACCCCCCTTGATCTTCCGTCTTCATCCGAGAAGGCGCCAATTTCCCACCGCAAGGAGGCTGTCGCGGTCAAAGACCAcggaagcagcagctccgaCACTTCGTCCGTGATCCTCGAGCAGGCATGGATCATGAAGATGGCTGGTGAGATAGCACGCCGCGTTTACGACGAGAAGAATCGTCAGCGCCAGGGCATGTGGGACGACACGGAGaacccaccaccgccagcctACGAAGCCGCCACTCGCTGAGGTTGTACATGCTACACAGTcactctttttttttttggcttATATTTCCTTTGCTATTGTAGGTCGGCTCCATGCCCCAGGCGTTTTCGGGGTTGGCAAAGCGCGCGTCTTTGTTTCGTGTACATGCACAATTCCATGATGCAAACGTTTTCTACGTTTTGGCGCGTGTCTTCGACTGGTTTGAGCTTTTTGAAGTTCCACTGGACGGCTCGCCAGTGGATcacggcggtgacggcgcctGGCATGCCCCCGCGATGCTTATCAACTTCCAGGCAACGCGTGCTTGGCTGTTGAGCGACAGCTGGTCACGGTTTCAAGTCAAGATGGAGATGTACCAACATTGGTGGAAGATCAAGCGTACTGCGGGATTTTGGATTTCTGGGTATGGAAAGGAGTCTTGGATGGGGACAAAAGCTCACTGTccgagacggacgaggagacgAGATATTATGGGGTGACTAGTGGCGCAACGACTCCTGGATGCATTCAGCGAGCTGAGCGCGCGTGCCACGCTTCGGCGGTATACTCTCCAATCCAATCAATACATTTGACACGAAACTCGCATGCCAAAGGCGAAGTGCGTATGCTAGATATTCTTGCTCAAGGACGTGAAGACTGGACGACTGGCCTCATATGGGGACACCCAGTCATTGCTCCTGTAACGCGCGGTCACATTTCGCCACGGGCGCTAATATGAAGGCTGGTATCAAAAAAAAGAGAGGCTGCTGCCCCATAGCCCTTCATCCCTGCTACCGTATCCAAAAGAGTATCTAAGCAAGCCATACTGGGCCCATCTCTGCCTCCCAATACCAGCCCACTTTGACTGTACCTAATATCTGCCATTAAATCAGGAAGTCAGAGACTAAGACAACTATGCCGATTAAGAGATAGATCGTTCGATTGAACTAAATAGCCCGAAAGGTGGTCTCGCGGCTATGTGTAGCTACGAAACCTACTCTACTTTAGACCAGATCCATGATTTTCCTCGCACGGTATAGAGCTTGCGTAGCTATGGGGCCAGAATCTCAGGAATTTTGGCCCCAGCCTGGAGGAGGTCAATAGGTATGCTGCTAATAAGGGTTCGTGTGGTTCCTCGGCTGGCTGAGATACTGCCAGTCGTTCTTGCAATAGCCGCCAATTTCTGCATGGTTCCAGCAGACCCTGGGGCACTCTATGACCCATCTGTACGTATAATCGTGCTGGCACACCCACATTGAGTTGCCATTGACGTAACCTGTGTAGCCCGCCTCTTCCGCGAGCCGCTGGAGGTCGTCTGGGTGGGCCATACCTGGTGAGGATTTCCCATCAGTAAAGCCTTCTCTGAGCGCAACGCAGGGTGAAAACAAGAACCAGACAAAGAGAGCGAATTCTTCTGCCCCCGCCTCCTTTCTTGGGGGAAGGGGATCGGGAATCGGGGCTGCGGAGTTCATCTTACAATGTCCCATAAGGTCCAAGCCACAGTACCATTTTCTAGGCTCGCACTACGGTACGGCTGCAGCAAAgggcgcagcggcgaggagcgcggcgatgacggaggcggcgaaTGTTGGCATCGTGCGGATGGAGTTGGAGACCAGCTCAACGTTTGGGGTTGCAAACTCGTTGGAAACTGGCGACTTTCGAGGATAACTCGGGTGGTTTTGCGggctttgctgctgctttggTGTAGACTTGGAGGAAGGCTGGTGGTCGGGTATGGCTGTTTGTTGTGTGGTCTCTGGAGCTTTTATCTACTCACGATCAGGTACGAACCCCGGGGGGAGGCGGACCCTCATGAGCGAAAATCTATAACCCCCATTCGTGTGACAAATTCTTGACAATTCCAAAAGGAAGGGAGGAGAGAAATGTCGGTTTGACGTTTACTCCTCTGCCCTAGATGCCCTTGTGTAAGCGAGGGATGGATCCAGCTCAGAACGGGGCAAGCAAACATGTAAGTCGTACGTGAGAAGGAGACAAGACACAATGCGCCCCGCCTGGGGCGCTACACTGAGTGAAGACATTTCGTTATATAATAGGGTTCAAAGCGCCTGCCCGAGAATTATATCATGAAACAAACACACACAAAGACGTCGTTGCGGGTGGGGGAGGAGCCAATACGAAAGCGGATGTGCCGATGGCGTATGTTGTTTTTCCCCCGTGGCCATTGCGTTCAACATATACGGATGCTCCTTGTCATTaacgaaggggggggggatgtcACTCGCCTACGACCTTGGGAGGCTCAGCTTTGTGCGCCCCAAGCTAGGATGCATCGAACGGGGCAGCCCatggaggatgatgaggcgaGATTTGCACACGAATCCGATCCGCAGGCTCCTACGTTTCATAGGCTCTGCGCGTAGCAGGACGCTTTTTACGAGAGCTTACGGTGTGACGTGATGCCGCAGTAggcgcgagcagcaggggcAGCTGTCGGTGCGATGAGCGGTTTCCTGCGTCATTGGCCACTCCCCTTTGTCGGAGTGAAAATCGCGCCTTTACCAGCCCATATGGCCTCTTTGATGTGAAATTGGCGATTTCTAGACGCTATACAACAACGATGTGAGGTTCAAAGACTCCTCGCCTTGTCACTGCAAGGCTGAAAATCCGCCAAGATCACCCTTTGGTCCGCCAAAGGTCCCTTATTTGGATACAGATTCAGATAGCGGAAGGGAAAATGGAGGCACGCGGGGGGGGGATACTGCTATCGAGTC belongs to Purpureocillium takamizusanense chromosome 1, complete sequence and includes:
- a CDS encoding Lysozyme (CAZy:GH24~SECRETED:SignalP(1-22~SECRETED:cutsite=AHA-CK~SECRETED:prob=0.8698)~EggNog:ENOG503P2E0~COG:O); protein product: MVHFSIQFAAVVLLGLASGAHACKGPAVNSATLDLVANFEGFRANPYTDATGHPTVGYGHLCKQAGCKDVKFPIPLSKADGKKLLAQDIAIAQNCITSDTANPVTLNANQYGALVSWAFNVGCGAAGSSTLVSRLNKGENPKTVIAAELPKWNKGNGKPIPGLTRRRKAEVDLANTATNDGALPAKC
- the MDM34 gene encoding ERMES complex subunit (BUSCO:EOG09261S0S~EggNog:ENOG503NY58~COG:U); translated protein: MAFNFNWSPLTADADFYRRARDLLTKALNKSPKPPIIVDDILVSEFNLGTVPPDLEILEIGDLAEDRFRGIFKMCYSGDAFLTLKTRVQANPLNTYLYSKPTFTSPQPLAAASGLTIPLSITLSEIKLSAFIILVFSKQKGLTLVFRNDPLESLKVSSTFDSIQFVRDYLQRTIEQQLRNLMMDELPAIIHRLSLELWCPDQANKGTHTPQEDVDEKGIDPFASPPLDPVDANGNLLDPNAVSELSLNGGGEMQHLFSQKNLLRLAALTDSHRTLSLFTPGIRDVVFRAWSGYGDRSESATPALATPSLTKTYSFPASGSTTYTFSDAGSTAQGYFPSRPSLVSVGSASALPYGSGHRSRPGRKKKTRVVNLRRSRSEAGSTDGLSEADSSETASVNVPSSEPVFSTSIPEERETQSTEATGAAPGKVRFTPMHKDTTDMRQAVMSEMLKRNLEQAASASEQQADTALPTPLDLPSSSEKAPISHRKEAVAVKDHGSSSSDTSSVILEQAWIMKMAGEIARRVYDEKNRQRQGMWDDTENPPPPAYEAATR
- the IPK1 gene encoding Inositol-pentakisphosphate 2-kinase (COG:F~EggNog:ENOG503P3VH), with amino-acid sequence MALQAVPPQRTQDSSAAPRPQASDGSADGAADAAGAAADVDVGDVAVAVAVDDDRCAAQSPASPKPTSPRCIPAPAADRVFEPDDCSWITPKDMALLHALGDTELATKSRADTLSQQRIRRLPRGARPVRLIGEGSANAVFEFRLPRRNGGGCNFSGLLLRVAKVPALGHPPTYNYLAQQNFYQGAIKPLLGSYAIRQELVILRKSGIIEELNNYLRDNDGERKDKFKGTFVGQTDWGFLVEDMRPAKPEDSTLIEFKPKWLSQSPSAPKDAVRCRQCAMELRNLIHDPSRSRTMPEKKPCPLALDADNAPPQASSPFRIAPQLALTDEQEHYRAVLSSVARHPAIHDLKLQQIRHDKLGPLNAAPTDPRFVIAMTLRDCTCFVQVHRRDRSVKLRMGDFDWKDPLVKVERWQKAEQELIERGFYTARWILCGGVLYRPPTLCALEFAATSPSNQTQMINVEDRANAGVMNEDRTLVEDKAGTRIFNYNTDVASLQRLLEPFRIAHKTNDKTTADGKT
- a CDS encoding uncharacterized protein (COG:F~TransMembrane:11 (i57-83o95-115i127-149o155-181i193-216o239-261i305-324o336-353i373-390o405-422i443-464o)~EggNog:ENOG503NZVR); this encodes MAYGAMDRPARVEYEPLAGAEDEGDHDRGPEPLETSTDFDGHAHDHSAVVAFSWIEYAIFAFLGVAMLWAWNMFLAAAPYFAFRLAGHAWAEDNFQSAILTVSTLTNLSVLLVLTNVQQSASYPFRINLALVINSVVFSLLTCSTAVFLDAGPGAYLGFLLFMVACSAFAMALIQNGAFAFAASFSRPEYMQALMAGQGVAGVLPAVAQVVTVLLFPPPTDGQSTPSRRSGAHGGQTSAFLYFLAAVVISVTALIALIPLVRRHHRIVESRMADHMAESMNSIEDAERAARKATSLWTLFIKIRWLALGVALTFTVTMFFPVFTTKIRSVQEDRGLLFKPPVFIPLAFFFWNLGDLGGRMATMFPFSLQNRPVLLFVLAALRIGQLPLYLLCNVGGRGAVVSSDFFYLFVVQLAFGLTNGWLGSSFMMASGEWVDEGEREATGGFMGLFLVVGLTAGSLLSFTLSSI